The window CATCCCGGCCGCCGAGGCGTACGGGCTCGGCGTCATCCCGTGGTCCCCGCTCCACGGCGGCCTGCTGGGCGGCGTCATCAAGAAGGAGGTCGAGGGCGGCCGCCGCGCCTCCGGACGGTCGGCGGACGCACTGGCCAGCAGCACGGTGCGGGCGCAGGTGCAGGCGTACGAGGACCTGCTGGACAAGCACGGCCTGGAGCCGGGCGAGGTCGGGCTGGCCTGGCTGCTGACGCGCCCCGGGGTCACCGGGCCGATCGTCGGGCCGCGGACGCAGGAGCAGCTCGACTCGGCGCTGCGCGCGGTGGAGCTGGAGCTCTCGGAGGAGGTCCTGGCGGGCCTGGACGAGATCTTCCCCGGGCCGGGGCCGTCGCCGGAGGCCTTCGCCTGGTAGCTACTGGCCGACGGCAGCCGCCAAGGCCACGACGACGAACATCAGTACGAGCACACCGGCCATCACGCGGTTTCTGGTCTTGGGATCCACCCGTCGAGCCTAACGCGGCCCGGGACCGCTCCCGCACGCGGTAGGGGGGTCAGCCGGCGAGCGGCCAGGACCGGACGGTCTCGTAGCGGGGCTGCTCGCCCGGCACCCCGCTGACGGGCAGGTTGCTGCGGACGAGGCTGAGCGTGTCGACCTGCCAGGGCGTGCCCTCGAAGTCGGCGAGGGCGTCCAGGTACGGGCGCAGCGGGGTGGAGGCGTTGCGGCTGCGGGCCAGGGTGAGGTGCGGGGTGTACCGGCGGTGCTGGTCCATCGGCACCCCGGCTCGCCGGGCCGCGGCGTCGGCCCGCTCGGCGAGCATGCGCAGGGCGGGGAGCTCTCCGGCGGCGCCGACCCACAGGGCGCGGTCGCCGAAGTGCCCGCAGCCGTGCAGGCGCAGCGGGAAGGGGGGTGTGCGGTGGGCTGCGCGCTCCAGGCGGGTGTGGAGCTCGGGGAGCACGTCGTCGCGTACCTCGCCCATGAAGGCGAGCGTGAAGTGCCAGCCCGCTCGCGCGGTCCACGTCAGCCGGTCGTCGTGGACTCCGTCCACGACCCGGGCAAGCTCGGCTACGGCCGCGTCCGGCGGCAGGACGGCTGCGAACAGTCTCATGCGGCGAGCGTAGCCGGGTGCGCCGCCGCTGCGGGGGCTCCGCCCCCGAACCCCCGCGCCTCAAACGCCGGTGGGGCTGAAAAGATCGCCTCAAACGCCGGCGGGGCTGAAAAGATCGCCTCAAACGCCGGCGGGGCTGGGGTCGGCCGGCGGGGCTGGGGTTGGCCGACGGGGCTGGAATTGCGCAGCCTCGGCTGCATTTCCAGCCCCTCCGGCGTTTGAGGAGCGGGGTGCGGGGCGGAGCCCCGGACTTTCAGCCTCGCCGACGTTTGAGGCGCGGG of the Streptomyces sp. NBC_01294 genome contains:
- the thpR gene encoding RNA 2',3'-cyclic phosphodiesterase, whose amino-acid sequence is MRLFAAVLPPDAAVAELARVVDGVHDDRLTWTARAGWHFTLAFMGEVRDDVLPELHTRLERAAHRTPPFPLRLHGCGHFGDRALWVGAAGELPALRMLAERADAAARRAGVPMDQHRRYTPHLTLARSRNASTPLRPYLDALADFEGTPWQVDTLSLVRSNLPVSGVPGEQPRYETVRSWPLAG